The Altererythrobacter sp. CAU 1644 genome has a window encoding:
- a CDS encoding 7-carboxy-7-deazaguanine synthase QueE, with amino-acid sequence MAALVLATDDIGGPEIFASLQGEGPSVGMPVAFVRLSRCNLACTWCDTAYTWHFEGDNRPHRDGRAFDRKANQVTLEVAEVAALILALGQKRLVITGGEPLMQGNALAELAEALPDMSIEIETNGTTKAPVRLDIRVDQYNVSPKLAHSGNEAELALIPERLDTYATDPRAFFKFVVASPEDVNEVLALQRRYRFKPGHVFLMPEGTDSATLRQREAWLAPLCLEHGFRMSDRLHIHLYGDTRGT; translated from the coding sequence ATGGCTGCGCTAGTCCTCGCCACGGACGACATCGGGGGGCCGGAAATCTTCGCTTCGCTGCAGGGTGAGGGTCCGAGCGTGGGCATGCCGGTCGCCTTCGTCCGCCTGTCGCGCTGCAACCTCGCCTGCACCTGGTGCGACACTGCCTACACCTGGCATTTCGAAGGCGACAATCGCCCGCACCGCGATGGCAGAGCCTTTGATCGCAAGGCCAACCAGGTGACGCTGGAGGTGGCCGAAGTCGCCGCGCTTATCCTCGCGCTGGGGCAAAAACGGCTCGTCATCACCGGGGGCGAGCCATTGATGCAGGGCAATGCGCTGGCTGAACTGGCCGAAGCGCTGCCGGACATGTCGATCGAAATCGAAACCAACGGGACGACCAAGGCGCCCGTGCGGCTCGATATCCGGGTAGACCAGTACAACGTCAGCCCCAAGCTGGCGCATTCGGGCAACGAGGCGGAGCTAGCGTTGATCCCCGAACGGCTCGATACCTATGCGACCGATCCGCGCGCTTTCTTCAAATTTGTCGTGGCGTCACCTGAAGATGTCAACGAGGTGCTCGCACTCCAGCGCCGCTATCGCTTCAAGCCGGGCCACGTTTTCCTGATGCCTGAAGGGACCGACAGCGCGACGCTGCGCCAGCGTGAAGCCTGGCTGGCGCCGCTATGCCTCGAACACGGATTTCGGATGAGCGACCGCCTGCATATCCACCTGTACGGCGATACGCGCGGGACCTGA